A stretch of the Drosophila sulfurigaster albostrigata strain 15112-1811.04 chromosome 2L, ASM2355843v2, whole genome shotgun sequence genome encodes the following:
- the LOC133850482 gene encoding uncharacterized protein LOC133850482 → MPEPSPLRQRDELRRSKSPSGGAEEASRGRGERSSRLRIKKRMRICVHTAEGSSLLRTMGGRCEVCKAPTPTDGGQRPAHGRGAADSGRGGRGGAQLPSARSRKQRPQRRRGTNPRASTGGRSTGGTGSIADPGPGGSELLKAMASCLVAQASVLAAMVPGVCAGPAGTDQVGPVAAKSANRRAADSVDSGSSRGGDPHEMPSSQIDNHHQFLSDNKPLPRPEPMDVDSSV, encoded by the exons ATGCCCGAGCCGAGTCCATTGCGACAACGCGACGAACTTCGTCGGAGCAAGTCGCCATCTGGAGGAGCTGAGGAGGCGAGTCGAGGCCGAGGAGAACGCAGTTCGCGACTTCGCATCAAGAAGCGGATGCGAATTTGCGTTCATACCGCCGAGGGCTCCTCACTTCTGAGGACTATGGGAGGCAGGTGTGAAGTCTGCAAAGCACCTACTCCTACGGACGGTGGGCAACGCCCTGCTCACGGCCGAGGAGCTGCAGACAGTGGTCGTGGCGGTCGAGGCGGTGCTCAACTCCCGTCCGCTAGGAGCCGTAAGCAACGACCCCAACGACGGAGAGGCACTAACCCCAGGGCATCTACTGGTGGGCGGTCCACTGGTGGCACCGGCAGCATCGCGGACCCCGGACCAggagggtctgagttgcttaaGGCGATGGCGAGCTGTCTCGTCGCTCAAGCGAGCGTTCTGGCAGCGATGGTCCCGGGAGTATGTGCTGGGCCTGCAGGCACGGACCAAGTGGGACCGGTTGCAGCCAAATCTGCGAATCGGAGAGCCGCCGATTCAGTGGATAGCGGGTCGAGTCGAGGCGGAGAC CCCCACGAAATGCCATCTTCTCAAATAGACAACCACCACCAATTCCTTTCAGACAACAAACCGCTACCGCGTCCAGAACCAATGGATGTGGATTCCAGCGTCTAA